A segment of the Streptomyces sp. NBC_00376 genome:
CGTAGCGGAACGGCCCCGAGGCGGTGCCGATGTGCTTGAGGCCGAGGGCCTGGGCGTCGTCGAGGACCTTGGTGAGGTTCTGCGCGAAGGTGTAGGCGTTCGGGTTGTTGTTGTCGTAGTAGCCGACGTGGCTGCCGATGCCCTTGAGTCCGTGGTCGCGGGTGAGCTGCTTGAGCTGGGCGAGGGTGATGGCCCCGGCCGAGCCCTGGGTGTAGCCGGCGTACTCGACCTCGTCGTAGCCGTACGCCTCGAGTTCGGCGAAGACCTTGTCGAAGCCGAGGGTCGAGACCTTGTCGCGGAGGGTGTAGAGCTGGATCCCGAGACGGCCGGGCGGCAGCAGGGGGTCGCCCTGGGGCTTGCCCTGGGCGGTGGCGGCCGGGGCGGCGGCGCCGAGAAGGGCGGCTGCGGTGGCTCCGGCTGCCACGCCGAGCATGGAGCGCCGGCTGAGCTTGTGGGCGAGCTCGGCGTCGACGGGGGTGGGGCGACTCATGGAGGAACTCCTTCTGGGGGCGGGACGTTGTCAGTGCAGTCCGGCAAGCTCGAGAAGCAAGGACTTCACTTCGGTGGCCCGGACGGGGCCGGTGAACGCGTGGGGGGTGGAGCACAGGATGAGCGGACCTTCTTCGTCGCTCCGCGGAAGGCGGCCGTGGCTGCCGCGAATAGGTGACGGGTCCAGCGGCACGACCGCCATGCGATAGCGCATGCCCAGCTTCTTGCGGGCGACGGCCGTTGCCGCCTTGACCTTGACGTACGGGTCCTGGGGGTCCAGGAAGAGTTCGACCGGGTCGTAGCCGGGTTTGCGGTGGATCTCGACGAGCCGGGCGAAGTCGGGCGCGCGGGCGTCGTCGAGCCAGTAGTAGTACGTGAACCAGGCATCCGGCTCCGCGATGGCGACCAGCTCGCCCGAGCGCGGGTGGTCCAGGCCGTGTGCCTTCTTGCCCTCGTCGTCGAGGAGCTGCTCGATGCCCTGGACGTCCCGGAGGGCTTCGCGGGTGGCTTCGAGGTCCTCGGCGCGGCGTACGTAGATGTGTGCGATCTGGTGGTCGGCGACGGCGAAGGCCCGGGAAGCCATCGGGTCCAGGTACTCCATGCCGTCCTGGGTGTGGACCTCCAGGAGGCCGGCGCGGCGCAGGGCCCGGTTGATGTCGACGGGCCGGTCCACGCGGGTGATGCCGTATTCGGAGAGGGCGACGACGGTGCGGCCTTCGCGGCGGGCGTCGTCCAGGAGGGGGGCCATGGCGCGGTCGAGTTCGGCCGCGGCCCGGTAGGAGCGCGGGTCGTCGGGGCCGTAGCGCTGGAGGTCGTAGTCGAGGTGCGGGAGGTAGCACAGGGCCAGATCGGGGCGGCGGGTGTCGAGGATGTGCCGCGTCGCGTCGATGATCCACTGCGAGGAGACGAGGTCGGCGCCGGGGCCCCAGAAGTGGAAGAGGGGGAATGTGCCGAATTTCTCGGTGAGTTCGTCGTGCAGGGCGGGCGGCCGGGTGTAGCAGTCGGGTTCCTTGCGGCCGTCGGCGTAGTAGACGGGGCGCGGGGTGACGGTGATGTCGGTGTCGGCGCCCATCGCGTACCACCAGCAGATGTTGGCGACGGTGTAGCCGGGGTGGGCGCGACGGGCGGCGTCCCAGAGCTTGTCGCCCGCGACCAGGCCGTTGTGCTGGCGCCAGAGCAGGACGTCGCCGAGCTCGCGGAAGTACCAGCCGTTGGCGACGATGCCGTGCTCGGCGGGGGTGCTGCCGGTGAGGAAGGTGGACTGGGCGGCACAGGTGACGGCAGGGAGGACGGTGCCGAGGGGGGCACGGGTGCCCGACTGCCCCAGGGCCTTGAGGTGCGGCATGTGGTCGAGGAGCTGCGGGGTGAGGCCGACGACGTCTACGACGAGGAGAGGGGTGGGTGTGACGGTCCCGGCGGGCTGCTCGGCTGTGGTCATGGGAGCTCCTTGAGGCCGAGGTCGACCAGGAGGTCGCGGGCGAGGGTGAGTTCGGCGGCGATGCCGTCGGCGAGCTGGGTGCGGGTACGGGGGCGAAGCGCGGCCGGGAGCGCCTGCCAGGTGTACGTCTCGACCTCCAGGTGCCTGGTGAGGGGGTGTCCGCCGCCCACCAGGCGGGTCAGTGCGGATCGGAGTACGGGAAGGGTGGAGGTGAGCGGTGGTGCGGGTGGTGTGTGCAGGGGGACGTGGAAGTGGGCGCGCCAGGGGGCCCCGTCCGGCAGGGCCCGGCCGGTGACGGCCTCGTCGAGGTCGTCGGTGCCGCGCAGTCCGGCGGCGGTACGGGTGCGGGTCTGGTGCAGGAAGCGGGGTTCGGCGAAGGCGGCGAGTGCGGTGCGTACCTCGGGGAGGTGGGGGTGTTCGGCGTGCAGTGCCGCGGAGAGCTGTGCCTTGGCGATCGGGATGCCCGCCGCGCCGAGCGCGTCGACGGCGGTGCCGGGGTCCTCGAAGGAGGTGGCGAGGTGGCAGGTGTCGATGCAGATGCCGATGCGTGGGTGTCCGACGGCGGTGAGCGGGGCGATGGCGTCGGCGGTGGTCTCGACGGTGCAGCCCGGCTCGGGTTCGAGGCCGATGCGGATGGATTTGCCGGTGAGTTCGGCGAGTGCGTCGAGGCGTTCGCCGAGGGTGGTGAGCGCGGTGTGTGCCGTGCGGGCCGCTTCCGGGTCCGAGGCGAAGGGGGTGCGCCAGGCGATCGGGAGGGTGGAGATGGTTCCTTCGGTGGCGTCGTCCGGGAGCAGGCCGGCCAGGAGCCGGGCGAGGTCGGTGGTGTGGGCGAGCCGCTCCGGGTCCGTCCAGTCCGGCTTGTACACCCGGTACTTGACCTCGTCGGCGCCGAACCCCTCGTACGGGAAGCCGTTGAGGGTGACGACCTCCAGGCCGCGGCGGTCCAGTTCGGCGCGCAGGGACCGCAGCTCGGCCGGGTCGTTGATCAGGGTGCGGGCGGCGTCCCTGGCGAGCCAGAGGCCGATGCCGAGCCGGTCCCGGCCGAGGCGTCTGCGGACGGGTTCGCAGTGGTCGCGCAGTTGGGCGCGGACGCCGTCGAGCGTCTCGGCGGGGTGGACATTGGTGCAGTACGAGAGGTGGACGGTGGAGCCGTCGGGATGGCGGAAGCGCATCGCCTCACTCCCCGCCGCGCAGGATGGAGTTGCCTTCGTGGAGCGGTTGTGGCGTGGCGGTGCCGAGCTGGAGCCGGCCGCTCTGCCCGTAGAACTCGACGGGGTTGCGCCAGAGCACCTTGTCGACGTCGTCGTCGTCGAACCCGGCGGCGAGCATCGCGTCGCCCACCTTGCGGGTCTTGAGCGGATCGCTCCGGCCCCAGTCGGCGGCCGAGTTGACCAGCACCTTCTCGGTGCCGTGGGTCCTGAGGATCGCGACCATGCGTTCCTCGTCCATCTTGGTGTCGGGATAGATGGAGAAGCCGGCCCAGCAGCCGCTGTCCCTGGCGTCCTTCACGGTCGTCTCGTTGAGGTGGTCGAGCAGCACCCGCTCCGGGGGAAGGCGGGACTCGCGGATGACGTCGATGGTGCGGTGCAGCCCGGCGAGCTTGTCCCGGTGCGGGGTGTGCACGAGGGCGGGCAGGCCATGGTCGGCGGCGAGCTGGAGCTGGGCGGCCAGGGCGGTGTCCTCGGCCGGGGTCATGGAGTCGTAGCCGATCTCGCCGACGGCGACGACGGAGTCCTTGACGAGATAGCGGGGCAGGGCGTCCAGGACGGGGACGCAGCGCGGGTCGTTCGCCTCCTTGGGGTTGAGGGCGAGCGTGCAGTGGTGGGCGATGCCGTACTGGGCGGCGCGGAAGGGCTCCCAGCCGAGCAGGGCGTCGAAGTAGTCGAAGAAGCTGGCGGGCGAGGTACGGGGCTGGCCGAGCCAGAAGGAGGGTTCCACGAGGGCGCGGACCCCCGCGTCGTACATCGCCTGGTAGTCGTCCGTGGTGCGGGAGGTCATGTGGATGTGCGGGTCGAAGATGCGCATCAGGACTCCTCCGTGGGGGCGGCGGCACCGGGGGTGGTGAGTTCGAGGACGCGGGTGAGGCCGGCGGGGACACTGCGGCCCGCCGCGATGCGTTCGGCGGCGAAGTCGCCCAGCATGCGGGCGAGTTCGGCGTCGCCCCGGGCGCGTCGGGCCAGTCCGCCGACGGCTTCGACATCGACCCCGGTGAAGAGGCATTTGAGAACGGCGTGGCGCCAGTTGTGCGCATCGAGATGGGTGGCGGCGTACGGGCCGACGGCCGCGGCGATCAGCCGGGTGTCATTGGTGCGCAGGGCGTCCTCGACGAGCGGAAGGGCGGTGGGGCCGAGGTCCAGCCGGTGCAGGGTGAGCAGGACGGCGCGCCGTTCGGCGGCGGTGCCCTGTTCGTAGAGCCTGGTCAGAGCGGGCAGCGTGGCACGGGCTTCGACGAGCAGGAGGGCGCGTACGGAGTCGGCGTGTTCGAGTCCGCACTGCCGGCCGGCCGCGGCATAGCGCAGTTCCCACGGTGGGGCGGCGTAGGGGCTGCCGGGCTGCTCGGTGTCCTGGTGGGAGGCTGCGTGTTCGGCCTCGGCGAGCGCCTCGTCGAGCCAGGCGCGCGCGGCTCCACCGAGCTGTGCGTCGAGGTCCTTGCGGGTCAGCATCGGGGGGTTCGTCGGGGATATCGGCATGGCGTCGCTCCCTTCGGCGGTTTCAGCGGCTCGATGGGCTGTGCTTCGACGGACTGTGACTCGACGGGCTGTGTTTGCGGAGGAAGTCGATCGAGTTGCGGGCGAGTTCGGGGCCGGCATGGGAGTGGCGGGGCAGTTCGACGACGGTCAGGCCCTGGTAGCCGGTGTCCGAGAGGGTGTCGAGTGCTTCGAGTACGGGCGGGAAGTCGATCTCGCCCTCACCGAAGGGGAGGTGTTCGTGGACTCCGCGGCGCATGTCCTCGATCTGGACATGGCGCAGCCAGGGCGCGGCCTCGCGGATGCAGTCGACGGGCATGGCGGGTTCCAGGCACTGGCAGTGGCCGATGTCGAGGGTGAGCCCGAGCGGTGGCGGGTCTCCGCTGAGGACGCGCAGATGGTGGAAGTCGGCGAGCGTGGCGAGGAGGTGTCCGGGCTCGGGTTCGACGGCCAGCGGAATGCCGGAGCGGTCGGCGGCTTCGAGGACCGGGGCGAGGGAGTCGGTGAGCCGCTGCCAGGCGGTGTCGGGGGCGGTGTCCGGTGGAGTGATGCCGCTGAAGCAGTGCACGGCGTGGGCGCCGAGGTCGGCGGCGACGTGGACGGCCCGGACGAGCAGCCGGGTGCGGGCGGCGCGGGCCTCCGGGTCCGGGTCGAGGAGGGAGGGGCCGTGCTTGCGGCGTGGGTCGAGGACATAGCGGGCGCCGGTCTCGACGGTGACACCGAGCCCCAGCTCCTGGAGCCGGGACGCCGCGTGGCGGGTGCGGGCGGCGAGGTCCGGGGCGAGAGGGTCGAGGTGCATGTGGTCGAGGGTCAGGCCGACCCCGTCGTACCCGAGGTCGGCGAGGAGTCCGAGGGCGTCGTCCAGGCGGAGGTCGGTGAGCCCGTTGGTGCCGTAGCCGAGGCGGATCGTCATGTCGGGCTCACCTTCCGGGCGAGGGTGCGGGCGATCGGTACGAGTCCCATGACGGCGAGCGCCGTGCCGACCGCTCCGGTGCGGGCGGCGAGGGCGGCCTGGAGCGGGATCATCGCCCGGATGCCGCCGCCGACGGCGCGCTGGGTGAGCGGCGGGGAGGGGTTGAGCGCGGCGTGCAGGAGCGGAACCGCGGCGGTCCGGACGTAGGAGCCGGTGAGCGCGGTGCGCACGAGGCCGGAAGCGGTGCGGGCGGGGGTTGCGGGTGAGCGATCCGAGAGACGCGGTCGGGGCGACTCGTCCTGCCCGCCGAATCCCTTGTGCGCGCCCGGCTCCTGGTCCTCGCGCCGCGTGTGCAGCGCCGCCGCGCCCAGTGCGGCGACGGCCGCGAGCGCGGCGAGGGGTGCGGTGGTCGATCCGCCGTGTGCCTCGTGCCGGGAGACGGCGGTGACGGCGTAGGTGTGCGCACCGAGCAGACCGGCGGCCGGAAGCGCGCCGAGAACGGAGCCGCGCGCGACCGGAGCCGCACCACGGGCCGATCCCGGAGCCGTCGCCGCACCACCGGCGGATCCCGGCCCCGGGCCTGCCCCCGCCCCCGCACTCGCACCTGAAATCGAACCCGTCCCCGCACCCACGCCCGGAGCCACCGCCCCCGTCGTGCGCCCGGCCCCTCCGGTGGCGGTGGCCCCGAGCAGCAGGTCCAGTCCGCGTGCGGCGGCCATCGCCGCGGGCCCGGCCGGAGTGTGCTTCAGCCGGAGGTCGTACGCCCACACGGTCGCCGCGAGTCCGGTGGCCACCGCGAGGGCCGGGCGGCCGGCCCGGCCGGCGAGCCCCAGCCCTGCGGCGGTCAGCGCGCCCGCCGCCGCGAGCGCCGCAGCGGGTGCGATCCGGCCCGAGGGGATCGGCCGGTGCGGGCGGTCGACGGCGTCCTCCTCGCGGTCGGCCCAGTCGTTGAGCGCCATGCCCGCCTCGTACAGGCAGAGCGAGGCTCCGACGGCGAGCACGGTTCCGCGGTCGGGACGCCGGCCGCTCGCCGCCGCCCCGGCCAGCGCGTCGCCGGGGACGGTGAACAGCGCGGACACCCGTAGCAGTTCGGCCCAGGCACGTGCCGTCATCGTTCCCCCCGCAGCGTCCCGGCGAAGGCGAGCAGCGCCTGATACTGCTCGAAGAGCGCGGCCGGCCCGCCGTCCGGGTCCTTGAAGTAGAAGCCGAGCTGGGGCAGCGGGCCGCTCAGCCCGCGCTCGTGGGCGCGGGCCACCAGCCTGGCGAGGTCCAGGACCAGAGGTGCGGCCAGTGCCGAGTCACAGCCCTGCCAGGTGGTCTGGAGCACCATCCGCGCACCGAGGAATCCGTCGAACGCGATGTGGTCCCAGGCGGTCTTCCAGTCGCCGAGGGCCGGCACGTCGTCGATGTGGACCTCGCCCTCGGGGGCGGTTCCCAGGGTGTCGGCGAGGACGCGTTCCTTGCCCGCGTTCTTGGCGGCCGCCGCGCCCGGGTCGGCCAGCGCCGCTCCGTCTCCGCCGCCCAGCAGGTTGGTGCCCGACCAGGCCCGTACGGGCAGGGCGCGTTGCACGAACATCGGGGCGAGTACGGAGCGGAGCAGCGTCTGGCCGGTCTTGCCGTCGCGGCCCGCGTGAGGAAGTCCGCAGTCCGCGACGGCGTCCTGGAGGGCGGGGGTGCGCAGCCCGGTGGAGGGGGTGAAGTTGATGTAGGGGCAGCCGGCCCGCAGCGCCGCGGCCGCGTAGAGCGAGCTGGCCGGCAGTCGTTGTGCGCCGGGGTCCGGGAGGGGTTCGGTGGACGCCACGTTGATGACGACCGTCCTGGCCAGGTCGTTGCCGCGGGTGAAATCGGTGAGGTCGGCGGCGAAGGCGGTGATGAGTTCCTCGTCGCCGCGGGTGTCGCCGGGCAGTGGTCCGCCGGGCCGGATCCCGGCGTCCGCGGCAGCGAGTTCGGCGCGCACCGCCGACGGGAGTCCGTGCGGCAGCACTCCCCCGGCGGCCAGTGCCTCGGCCCGTTTGGGCAGTGGGCAGCCGACCGTGTCGTGTCCGCCGAAGACGAGTGAGGTGAGTGGGGGCAGCCCGCTGTCGGTGAAAGGTGGGGTCTCGGTGACCATGCCTGCCGCCGGGTGGAGCCCTGCCGCGACCGCCGCGCACCCCGCGGTGGCGGTGGTGGCGACGGAGCCGCGTGCTCCGATGAACCAGACTCCGGTACGTACGGCGGGTGCTGACACGGGCTGCCTCCCTGGCTGGGGGTGCTGGCTGGGCAGAGCGGGTGGCGCTGTGCGACGGAGACGGAAGGGCGGGGCCGGTGGGGCGGTGACGGCGGGCGGGGAGGGGGTCCCTCCGGGCGGGGAGGGGTGGTCCCTTCCCCGCCCGCCGTCGCCGGGGTGGGTGCCCTACGCCGAGGGCAGTTCCTTCAGCTGGATGTTGCGGAACGACACATGGTCATTGGCACCGTGGTTCTGGATGCCGATGTAGCCGCTCTTCAGGCTCCGGACCGGATCGGTGTTGGTGAAGTCGTTGATCTTCACTCCGTTGAGGAAGACCTGGAGACGTTCGCCCTGGACCTTGATCTCGTAGCTGTTCCACTGGCCGGGCGGCCGCAGGACCTGGTCGCGGGCCTTGGCGTTCGCCGCCTTGAAGGTGTAGATCGAGCCCGTGGTGCGGTCGGCCGCGTCCGTGGCGTCGATCTGGACCTCGTACCCGTTGTTCACCGCGGACCAGGGGTCGTCGGACTCCGGGAAGCCGACGAAGACACCGGAGTTGTCGTCGCCCTGCATCTTCCAGTCGAGCTTGAGCGAGTACGAGCCGAGCTCCTTGGCCTGGTAGGTGAGCAGGCCCATGCCGCCCTCGGAGCGCAGTTCACCGTCGACGATGTCGAACTTGCCCGGGCCCGCCTGCTTCCAGCCTTCGAGCGTCTTGCCGTTGAAGATCGACCGGTAGCCGGTGTCGGGCTTGCAGTCGGCCTTCACCTGGCCGGCCGCGTACCGCATGCCGCCGAGGAGCAGCTTGCGGAACTCCGGTTCGGCGTAGGACTCCTTGGTGTGGCCGAGGCCGGTGTAGAAGGAGCGGCCGCCCTGGTAGGTCTGGCACCAGGTGATGGGGTGGTCGCCCTTCATGGTGCCGCCGGTGTAGGTGGTCTCGTCGAGGGTGGCGAGGACCTTGGCCTGACTACGCGGATTGGTGCGGTAGTTGTACCACTCGTCGGTGCGGTTCCACTCGTCGCCGAGGTGCGCGGTGGCCGGGTGGCTGTGGTCCTCGACGCGGACGGTGGCGGGCTGGATGGCGGGGTGCGAGGAGAAGTACGCCCCGACGAGTCCGCCGTAGAAGGCCCAGTCGTACTCGGTGTCCGCCGCCGCGTGGACGCCCATGTAACCGCCGCCGGTGGCCACGTAGTTCTCGAAGGCCTTCTGCTGGTCGGTGTTGAGCACGTCCCCTGTGGTCGAGAGGAAGACGACGGCGTCGTAGCGGGCCAGGTTGCTGGTGGTGAACTGGCCTGCCGTCTCCGTGGCGTCGACGGTGATGTTGCTGTCCTTGCCGAGTTCCTTCAGCGCCGCGATGCCGTCGGGGATCGCGTCGTGGCGGAATCCGGCCGTCTTCGAGAAGACCAGCACACGCTTGGCGGTCTTGTCGGGGGCGCTGTTGGAGAGCTCGAAGTCGTCGATGTCGTAGAGCGCCCCGGCGCCGCCCTTGAAGACCAGGAAGAGTTCGGTGGAGGTCGTCGGGACGCCGCGCAGCGGTACGTCGATGTCCTGGAAGTTGTCCCAGGCACCGGTCACCGGGACGGGTGCGGAGCCGAGGATCTTGCCGGTCGGCGAGCCGGTCCGGACTTCGAGGAAGCCGCCGGCGCCGCCGGAGGAGATCCGCGCGGTCAGCTTGGTGGATCCGGTCAGGAGGTACGGCTTGAAGGAGATCCAGTCGTCGTTGTGGATGTCACCGACCGTCTTGCCGCCGTGGGCGGTCGCCTTGTTCTGCGGGGCGACGCCCTGGGAGGCGCTGTAGTGCTCGGCCTGCCGGTGGCGGGGCTGGAGCTCGGACTGGTCGTGGCCGGACAGGGGGGCCTGGCCGCCTCCGCCGCCGTCGGTGTACGAGGCGTCGATGACGCCGAAGATGTTGGCGTTGGGGTCGTGCCCGCCGTCCATCTCCGTCTTGATGGTTCCGGTGCAGCCGTGCGCCGAGGTGATGGGGTGGCCGTGGCTGTCGTGGCCGAGGATGAAGCGGACCTCGATCTTCGAGCAGTCGATGGTCCCGTCCTCGGGATCGGTGACGGTCACCTTGAACGGGATCTCGTCGCCGAAGGAGAACAGCTGCCCGTCACCGGGGAGTTCCAGCTTCACCTTGGGAGCGGTGTTGCCGACCGTGACATGGACGTTGGCCGAGCCGGTGCGGCCGGTGGGGTCCGTCGCGGTGACGGTGGCGGTGTAGCTGCCGTTCTTCTTGTACGTGTACGTGGGGTCGGCGGCGGTCGATGTGCCGCCGTCGCCGAAGTCCCAGCTGTAGCTGAGCGTGTCGCCGTCGGCGTCGGTGGTTCCGGCCGAGGAGAACGCGACCTTGAGCGGAGCGGTTCCGGAGGTCTTGTTGGCGGACGCCTCGGCGATCGGCGAGCGTCCGCCGGTGGCGTTCTCGATGCGGTAGAGCGCCGAGTTCTGGTCGCCGCCGAAGTAGCCGGTGCCGTAGTCGAGTACGTACAGCGCGCCGTCGGGACCGAACGTCATGTCCATCACCTGGGTTCCCGACCACGGGAAGGCGTTGATGGACTTGACCGTGCCGTCGGTGTCCTGGTCGATGCGCTTGATCCAGCGCCGGCCGAACTCACCGGCGAAGAAGTTGCCGTCGTACGCCTCGGGGAATTTCACCGGCGAGTCGAGGTCGGCGTCGTAGTGGTAGACCGGTCCGCCCATCGGGGACTCCGAGCCGGTGCCGAACTCGGGCACGGACGCGCCGTCGTACGGGATCCAGGCGGGCTGGGCCGGCGGCAGGTCGACCAGACCGGTGTTGTACCGGGAGGTGTTCTTGGGTGCGGCGCAGTCGAAGGCCTCGCCGGAGGTCTTGGTCGCGAAGTCGTAGTCGACGAACGGGTCGTTCTTGCCGGTGCAGAACGGCCAGCCGAAGTTCCCGGCCTTGGTGACGCGGGCGAATTCGACCTGGCCGCCCGGTCCGCGCTTGGGGTCGGCGGCGCCGGCGTCGGGCCCGTAGTCACCGACGTACACGATGCCGGTGGGCTTGTCGACGGTGAAGCGGAAGGGGTTGCGGAAGCCCATCGCGTAGATCTCGGGCCGGGTCTTGTCGGTGCCCGGGGCGAAGAGGTTGCCGTCGGGGACGGTGTACGTGCCGTCG
Coding sequences within it:
- a CDS encoding nucleotide pyrophosphatase/phosphodiesterase family protein gives rise to the protein MTTAEQPAGTVTPTPLLVVDVVGLTPQLLDHMPHLKALGQSGTRAPLGTVLPAVTCAAQSTFLTGSTPAEHGIVANGWYFRELGDVLLWRQHNGLVAGDKLWDAARRAHPGYTVANICWWYAMGADTDITVTPRPVYYADGRKEPDCYTRPPALHDELTEKFGTFPLFHFWGPGADLVSSQWIIDATRHILDTRRPDLALCYLPHLDYDLQRYGPDDPRSYRAAAELDRAMAPLLDDARREGRTVVALSEYGITRVDRPVDINRALRRAGLLEVHTQDGMEYLDPMASRAFAVADHQIAHIYVRRAEDLEATREALRDVQGIEQLLDDEGKKAHGLDHPRSGELVAIAEPDAWFTYYYWLDDARAPDFARLVEIHRKPGYDPVELFLDPQDPYVKVKAATAVARKKLGMRYRMAVVPLDPSPIRGSHGRLPRSDEEGPLILCSTPHAFTGPVRATEVKSLLLELAGLH
- a CDS encoding SCO3242 family prenyltransferase, with product MTARAWAELLRVSALFTVPGDALAGAAASGRRPDRGTVLAVGASLCLYEAGMALNDWADREEDAVDRPHRPIPSGRIAPAAALAAAGALTAAGLGLAGRAGRPALAVATGLAATVWAYDLRLKHTPAGPAAMAAARGLDLLLGATATGGAGRTTGAVAPGVGAGTGSISGASAGAGAGPGPGSAGGAATAPGSARGAAPVARGSVLGALPAAGLLGAHTYAVTAVSRHEAHGGSTTAPLAALAAVAALGAAALHTRREDQEPGAHKGFGGQDESPRPRLSDRSPATPARTASGLVRTALTGSYVRTAAVPLLHAALNPSPPLTQRAVGGGIRAMIPLQAALAARTGAVGTALAVMGLVPIARTLARKVSPT
- a CDS encoding ThuA domain-containing protein; the protein is MHRTTRNRSRTRLRVRKSLALFTGGLLAAATLTLGATPGAAATGPSSPAATDAAAEEFQQVTLAKGVAETGEPMTLAVLPDRSVLHTARGGELWLTDSGGDTTLAGVLPVYSHDEEGLQGVGVDPDFSRNRAIYLYYAPPLDTPSGDAPENGTAADFAKFDGVNRLSRFVLKEDGTLDTASEKKVLDIPASRGICCHVGGDIDFDAQGNLYLSTGDDSNPFASDGYTPIDDRPDRNPVFDARRSAGNTNDLRGKILRIKVADDGTYTVPDGNLFAPGTDKTRPEIYAMGFRNPFRFTVDKPTGIVYVGDYGPDAGAADPKRGPGGQVEFARVTKAGNFGWPFCTGKNDPFVDYDFATKTSGEAFDCAAPKNTSRYNTGLVDLPPAQPAWIPYDGASVPEFGTGSESPMGGPVYHYDADLDSPVKFPEAYDGNFFAGEFGRRWIKRIDQDTDGTVKSINAFPWSGTQVMDMTFGPDGALYVLDYGTGYFGGDQNSALYRIENATGGRSPIAEASANKTSGTAPLKVAFSSAGTTDADGDTLSYSWDFGDGGTSTAADPTYTYKKNGSYTATVTATDPTGRTGSANVHVTVGNTAPKVKLELPGDGQLFSFGDEIPFKVTVTDPEDGTIDCSKIEVRFILGHDSHGHPITSAHGCTGTIKTEMDGGHDPNANIFGVIDASYTDGGGGGQAPLSGHDQSELQPRHRQAEHYSASQGVAPQNKATAHGGKTVGDIHNDDWISFKPYLLTGSTKLTARISSGGAGGFLEVRTGSPTGKILGSAPVPVTGAWDNFQDIDVPLRGVPTTSTELFLVFKGGAGALYDIDDFELSNSAPDKTAKRVLVFSKTAGFRHDAIPDGIAALKELGKDSNITVDATETAGQFTTSNLARYDAVVFLSTTGDVLNTDQQKAFENYVATGGGYMGVHAAADTEYDWAFYGGLVGAYFSSHPAIQPATVRVEDHSHPATAHLGDEWNRTDEWYNYRTNPRSQAKVLATLDETTYTGGTMKGDHPITWCQTYQGGRSFYTGLGHTKESYAEPEFRKLLLGGMRYAAGQVKADCKPDTGYRSIFNGKTLEGWKQAGPGKFDIVDGELRSEGGMGLLTYQAKELGSYSLKLDWKMQGDDNSGVFVGFPESDDPWSAVNNGYEVQIDATDAADRTTGSIYTFKAANAKARDQVLRPPGQWNSYEIKVQGERLQVFLNGVKINDFTNTDPVRSLKSGYIGIQNHGANDHVSFRNIQLKELPSA
- a CDS encoding EboA domain-containing protein — translated: MLTRKDLDAQLGGAARAWLDEALAEAEHAASHQDTEQPGSPYAAPPWELRYAAAGRQCGLEHADSVRALLLVEARATLPALTRLYEQGTAAERRAVLLTLHRLDLGPTALPLVEDALRTNDTRLIAAAVGPYAATHLDAHNWRHAVLKCLFTGVDVEAVGGLARRARGDAELARMLGDFAAERIAAGRSVPAGLTRVLELTTPGAAAPTEES
- a CDS encoding inositol-3-phosphate synthase, which translates into the protein MSAPAVRTGVWFIGARGSVATTATAGCAAVAAGLHPAAGMVTETPPFTDSGLPPLTSLVFGGHDTVGCPLPKRAEALAAGGVLPHGLPSAVRAELAAADAGIRPGGPLPGDTRGDEELITAFAADLTDFTRGNDLARTVVINVASTEPLPDPGAQRLPASSLYAAAALRAGCPYINFTPSTGLRTPALQDAVADCGLPHAGRDGKTGQTLLRSVLAPMFVQRALPVRAWSGTNLLGGGDGAALADPGAAAAKNAGKERVLADTLGTAPEGEVHIDDVPALGDWKTAWDHIAFDGFLGARMVLQTTWQGCDSALAAPLVLDLARLVARAHERGLSGPLPQLGFYFKDPDGGPAALFEQYQALLAFAGTLRGER
- a CDS encoding sugar phosphate isomerase/epimerase family protein, whose protein sequence is MTIRLGYGTNGLTDLRLDDALGLLADLGYDGVGLTLDHMHLDPLAPDLAARTRHAASRLQELGLGVTVETGARYVLDPRRKHGPSLLDPDPEARAARTRLLVRAVHVAADLGAHAVHCFSGITPPDTAPDTAWQRLTDSLAPVLEAADRSGIPLAVEPEPGHLLATLADFHHLRVLSGDPPPLGLTLDIGHCQCLEPAMPVDCIREAAPWLRHVQIEDMRRGVHEHLPFGEGEIDFPPVLEALDTLSDTGYQGLTVVELPRHSHAGPELARNSIDFLRKHSPSSHSPSKHSPSSR
- a CDS encoding TatD family hydrolase; the protein is MRIFDPHIHMTSRTTDDYQAMYDAGVRALVEPSFWLGQPRTSPASFFDYFDALLGWEPFRAAQYGIAHHCTLALNPKEANDPRCVPVLDALPRYLVKDSVVAVGEIGYDSMTPAEDTALAAQLQLAADHGLPALVHTPHRDKLAGLHRTIDVIRESRLPPERVLLDHLNETTVKDARDSGCWAGFSIYPDTKMDEERMVAILRTHGTEKVLVNSAADWGRSDPLKTRKVGDAMLAAGFDDDDVDKVLWRNPVEFYGQSGRLQLGTATPQPLHEGNSILRGGE
- the eboE gene encoding metabolite traffic protein EboE, whose amino-acid sequence is MRFRHPDGSTVHLSYCTNVHPAETLDGVRAQLRDHCEPVRRRLGRDRLGIGLWLARDAARTLINDPAELRSLRAELDRRGLEVVTLNGFPYEGFGADEVKYRVYKPDWTDPERLAHTTDLARLLAGLLPDDATEGTISTLPIAWRTPFASDPEAARTAHTALTTLGERLDALAELTGKSIRIGLEPEPGCTVETTADAIAPLTAVGHPRIGICIDTCHLATSFEDPGTAVDALGAAGIPIAKAQLSAALHAEHPHLPEVRTALAAFAEPRFLHQTRTRTAAGLRGTDDLDEAVTGRALPDGAPWRAHFHVPLHTPPAPPLTSTLPVLRSALTRLVGGGHPLTRHLEVETYTWQALPAALRPRTRTQLADGIAAELTLARDLLVDLGLKELP